In the genome of Kineosporia sp. NBRC 101731, one region contains:
- a CDS encoding cytochrome P450 has protein sequence MSHVIWDESVKAFRISGFDEASAVLRGQGWSSDPANSPLVPADVTQLPSSLMLFTDPPDHTRLRRLVAPAFSARAVEAFRGRVGLIVESCLDQLEDAGEPVDLLADFGYLVPLAVIAELLDVGVEGAEVFLDQTPDLVRLLEVDPTPDDVRLAVTAGFEVTMFLTPVLARRKGGDGDDFISQLLRTELTVDEVMATCVLLLAAGHETTANLIASGGLALMQHRDQLPALHENPSRAIDELVRLEGPVRIIGRTALIDHELGGVPVPQGSAVLIELDRAARDERRWPDAERLDLTREGPGNLGFGTGIHFCLGAALARLEAEEALTRFFSRYPNAHALTGVPQWRDSGTFHALAELPITLAGRNNSGPDRLRES, from the coding sequence ATGAGTCACGTCATCTGGGACGAGTCGGTGAAGGCCTTCCGGATCAGCGGGTTCGACGAGGCCTCGGCCGTGCTGCGCGGGCAGGGCTGGAGCAGCGACCCGGCCAACAGCCCTCTGGTGCCTGCCGACGTCACCCAGTTGCCGTCGTCCTTAATGCTTTTCACTGACCCGCCCGACCACACCCGGCTGCGCCGGCTGGTCGCCCCGGCGTTCAGTGCCCGTGCGGTCGAGGCCTTCCGGGGGCGGGTCGGGTTGATCGTGGAGTCCTGTCTCGATCAGCTGGAGGACGCGGGTGAGCCGGTCGATCTGCTGGCGGACTTCGGGTATCTGGTGCCCCTGGCGGTGATCGCCGAGCTTCTCGACGTGGGGGTCGAGGGAGCCGAGGTTTTTCTCGACCAGACCCCCGACCTGGTCAGGCTTCTCGAGGTCGACCCGACCCCCGACGACGTCCGGCTCGCCGTGACCGCCGGGTTCGAGGTCACGATGTTCCTCACCCCGGTGCTGGCGCGGCGCAAGGGCGGTGACGGCGACGACTTCATCAGTCAGTTGCTGCGCACCGAACTGACGGTGGACGAGGTGATGGCCACCTGTGTGCTGCTGCTGGCCGCGGGTCACGAGACCACCGCCAACCTGATCGCCAGCGGAGGGCTGGCCCTGATGCAGCACCGCGACCAGCTGCCCGCCCTGCACGAGAACCCGTCCCGGGCGATCGACGAGCTGGTGCGCCTGGAGGGCCCGGTGCGCATCATCGGCCGCACCGCCCTGATCGACCACGAGCTGGGTGGCGTGCCGGTGCCGCAGGGCAGTGCCGTGCTGATCGAGCTGGACCGGGCGGCCCGGGACGAGCGCCGCTGGCCCGACGCCGAACGCCTCGACCTGACCCGTGAAGGTCCGGGCAACCTGGGGTTCGGCACGGGTATCCATTTCTGCCTCGGTGCCGCCCTCGCCCGGCTCGAGGCCGAAGAGGCCCTGACCCGGTTCTTCAGCCGGTACCCGAACGCGCACGCGCTCACCGGCGTCCCTCAGTGGCGCGACTCGGGCACCTTCCACGCCCTGGCCGAACTGCCGATCACCCTCGCGGGACGGAACAATTCCGGCCCCGACCGGTTGCGAGAGTCATGA
- a CDS encoding glutathione peroxidase, with the protein MSLHEIPLSTLSGDPTSLADYAGKTVLLVNVASRCGLTPQYEGLERLQKTYADRGFTVIGVPCNQFAGQEPGSSEEIEEFCSRTYGVTFPMLAKTEVNGPGRDALYQQLTQQPDGSGEAGDVAWNFEKFLISGTGEVLARFRPRTEPESPEVVAAIEAQLP; encoded by the coding sequence ATGAGCCTCCACGAGATTCCCCTGTCCACGCTCTCCGGCGACCCCACCAGCCTGGCCGACTACGCCGGAAAGACCGTGCTGCTGGTCAACGTCGCCTCCCGGTGCGGTCTGACGCCGCAGTACGAAGGGCTGGAACGGTTGCAGAAGACCTATGCGGACCGCGGGTTCACGGTGATCGGCGTGCCCTGCAACCAGTTCGCCGGGCAGGAGCCGGGCAGCTCCGAGGAGATCGAGGAGTTCTGCTCGCGCACCTACGGCGTGACCTTCCCGATGCTGGCCAAGACCGAGGTCAACGGCCCCGGCCGGGATGCGCTCTACCAGCAGCTCACCCAGCAGCCCGATGGCTCCGGCGAGGCCGGGGACGTGGCCTGGAACTTCGAGAAGTTCCTGATCTCCGGTACCGGTGAGGTGCTCGCCCGCTTCCGCCCCCGCACCGAGCCGGAGTCGCCCGAGGTCGTTGCGGCCATCGAGGCCCAGCTGCCCTGA